The Mytilus edulis chromosome 12, xbMytEdul2.2, whole genome shotgun sequence genome contains a region encoding:
- the LOC139497951 gene encoding putative ankyrin repeat protein RF_0381, producing the protein MKYNEDINAGNADETTALSATCQNGHIQVAQLLLDNNADINISNIYNQNTLYFACLSGNVKLVKLLLTGDYNVDVKSRDTFGQTGLHVACQNGHTETVKTLIEFGMDVNKKDKNDSTPLYLGWRHGCHETVKYLLDLNGQELNSRVDTTITQENGWSALHVACIKGHIEVVTLLIDFGMNLNDTSNSGTPLHQACFGGQYDTVKFLLDLNGKAFNSRVNTTIKNTNRWSALHVACLNGHIEVVKVLIDVGMNLNDTSNSGTPLHHACLGGQYETVKFLLDLNGEALNSRVDITITNTKGWSALHVACQNGHIEVVKLLIDVGMNLNDASNRGTPLHHACFRGQYETVKFLLDLNGAAFNSRVDTTIKNTNGWSALHVAYQNGHIEVVKLFIDIGMNLNDATNSGSTPLTKACIKGRYETRKFLLDLNGHELNSRVDTTKKLNNGDSALHTACINEHIEVAKILVDVGMNPNDKSNASTTPLYQAC; encoded by the coding sequence atgaaatataacGAGGACATTAATGCAGGAAACGCAGATGAAACAACAGCATTATCGGCAACCTGCCAAAATGGTCACATTCAGGTGGCTCAACTGTTATTAGACAACAATGCAGATATCAAcatatctaatatatataatcAGAACACACTGTATTTTGCTTGCTTGAGTGGGAATGTGAAATTGGTAAAACTTTTATTAACCGGTGATTATAATGTGGATGTCAAAAGTAGAGATACTTTTGGACAAACTGGTTTACATGTAGCCTGTCAAAATGGACACACAGAAACTGTGAAAACATTGATTGAGTTTGGTATGGATGtcaataaaaaagataaaaatgataGCACACCACTATATCTTGGATGGAGACATGGTTGTCATGAAACAGTGAAATACTTACTTGATTTAAACGGTCAAGAATTAAATAGTCGTGTAGATACAACAATAACACAGGAAAATGGATGGTCAGCTTTACATGTAGCATGTATCAAAGGACATATAGAGGTAGTTACGTTATTAATCGATTTTGGTATGAATCTTAATGACACATCAAATAGCGGTACACCATTACACCAAGCTTGTTTTGGAGGTCAATATGATACAGTGAAATTCTTACTTGATTTAAACGGCAAAGCATTCAATAGTCGTGTAAATACTaccataaaaaatacaaatagatGGTCAGCTTTACATGTAGCTTGTCTAAACGGACATATAGAGGTAGTTAAGGTATTAATCGATGTTGGTATGAATCTTAATGACACATCAAATAGCGGTACACCATTACACCATGCTTGCCTTGGGGGTCAATATGAAACAGTGAAATTCTTACTTGATTTAAACGGCGAAGCATTAAATAGTCGTGTAGATATTACCATAACAAATACTAAAGGATGGTCAGCTTTACATGTAGCTTGTCAAAACGGACATATAGAGGTAGTTAAGTTATTAATCGATGTTGGTATGAATCTTAATGACGCATCAAATAGAGGTACACCATTACACCATGCTTGTTTTAGAGGTCAATATGAAACAGTGAAATTCTTACTTGATTTAAACGGCGCAGCATTCAATAGTCGTGTAGATACTaccataaaaaatacaaatggatGGTCAGCTTTACATGTAGCTTATCAAAACGGACATATAGAGGTTGTTAAGTTATTTATCGATATTGGTATGAATCTTAATGACGCAACAAATAGCGGTTCTACACCACTTACCAAAGCTTGTATTAAAGGTCGTTATGAAACAAGGAAATTCTTACTTGATTTAAACGGCCATGAATTAAACAGTCGTGTAGATACAACAAAGAAACTCAACAACGGAGATTCGGCTTTACATACAGCTTGTATCAATGAACATATCGAGGTAGCTAAGATATTGGTCGACGTTGGTATGAACCCTAATGACAAATCTAATGCCAGTACTACACCGCTTTATCAGGCTTGTTGA
- the LOC139497498 gene encoding serine/threonine-protein phosphatase 6 regulatory ankyrin repeat subunit B-like, giving the protein MNINDTTNRGSTPLHYACLEGQYETVKFLLGLNSKALNSRVDTTIKETNGWSALHVACFKGHIEVVKLLYDVGMNINDTTNSGSTPLQMACQEGHYETVKFLLDLNGQEFNSRVDTTIKDNEGWSALHLACFNGHIEVIKLLYDVGMNINDTTNCGFTPLHMACLECHFETVKFLLDLNGQEFNSRVDTTIKDNEGVSALHLACQNRHKEVIKLLIDVGMNINDTTNSGSTPLHMACQQGHYETVKFLFDLNGQEFNSRVDTTIKDNGGWSALHLACQNRHKEVIKLLIDVGMNINDTTNSGSTPLHMVCQEGHYETVKFLLDLNGKALNSCVDTTIKNKQGWSALHSACQNGHKEVIKLLIDVGMNINDTTNSGSSPLHYACFGGQYETVKFLLDLNGSEFNSRVDTTVTNDKGWSALHLACRNGYTEVIKLLIDVGMNINDTTNSGSTPLHKACQKDHYDTVKYLLDLNGQVLNSCVNTTLKDDKGWSAFHLACQNGRKEVMKLFIDVGMNIYDTTNSDLNGPELNNRVCTTIKDKDYGSTPLLKACQEGHYETVKFLLDLNCEEFNSRVDTTIKDNEGWSALHVACFKGHIEVIKLLYDVGMNINDTTNSGSTPLHMACQEGHYETVKFLLDLNGQEFNSRVDTTIKDKEGWSALHLACFKGHIEVIKLLYDVGMNINDTTNCGFTPLHMACLECHFETVKFLLDLNGQEFNSRVDTTIKDNEGWSALHLACQNRHKEVIKLLIDVGMNINDTTNSGSTPLHMACQEGHYETVKFLFDLNGQEFNSRVDTTIKDNGGWSALHLACQNRHKEIQPKKNKQGWSALHSACKNGHKEVIKLLIDVGMNINDTTNSGSSPLHYACFGGQYETVKFLLDLNGSEFNSRVDTTVTNDKGWSALHLACRNGYTEVIKLLIDVGMNINDTTNRGSTPLHKACQKDHYDTVKYLLDLNGQVLNSCVNTTLKDDKGWSAFHLACQNGRKEVMKLFIDVGMNIYDTTNSDLNGPELNNRVCTTIKDKD; this is encoded by the exons ATGAATATTAATGACACAACAAATAGGGGTTCTACACCATTACACTATGCTTGTTTAGAAGGTCAATATGAAACAGTGAAATTCTTACTTGGTTTAAACAGCAAAGCATTAAATAGTCGTGTAGATACTacaataaaagaaacaaatggATGGTCAGCTTTACATGTAGCATGTTTCAAAGGACACATAGAGGTAGTTAAGTTATTATATGATGTTGGTATGAATATAAATGACACAACAAATAGCGGTTCTACACCACTACAAATGGCTTGTCAGGAAGGTCATTATGAAACAGTAAAATTCTTACTTGATTTAAACGGCCAAGAATTTAATAGTCGTGTAGATACAACAATAAAAGATAATGAAGGATGGTCCGCTTTACATTTAGCATGTTTCAATGGACATATAGAGGTAATTAAGTTATTATATGATGTTGGTATGAATATAAATGACACAACAAATTGCGGTTTTACACCACTACACATGGCTTGTCTGGAATGTCATTTTGAAACAGTGAAATTCTTACTTGATTTAAACGGCCAAGAATTTAATAGTCGTGTAGATACAACAATAAAAGATAACGAAGGAGTGTCAGCTTTACATTTAGCGTGTCAAAACAGACATAAAGAGGTAATTAAGTTATTAATCGATGTTGGTATGAATATTAATGACACAACAAATAGCGGTTCTACACCACTACACATGGCTTGTCAGCAAGGTCATTATGAAACAGTGAAATTCTTATTTGATTTAAACGGCCAGGAATTTAATAGTCGTGTAGATACAACAATAAAAGATAACGGAGGATGGTCAGCTTTACATTTAGCGTGTCAAAACAGACATAAAGAGGTAATTAAGTTATTAATCGATGTTGGTATGAATATTAATGACACAACAAATAGCGGTTCTACACCACTACACATGGTTTGTCAGGAAGGTCATTATGAAACAGTAAAATTCTTACTTGATTTAAACGGCAAAGCATTGAATAGTTGTGTAGATACaacaataaagaataaacaagGATGGTCAGCTTTACATTCAGCGTGTCAAAACGGACATAAAGAGGTAATTAAGTTATTAATCGATGTTGGTATGAATATTAATGACACAACAAATAGCGGTTCTTCACCATTACACTATGCTTGTTTTGGAGGTCAATATGAAACTGTGAAGTTCTTGCTTGATTTAAACGGTTCAGAATTTAATAGTCGTGTAGATACAACAGTAACAAACGACAAAGGATGGTCAGCTTTACATTTAGCGTGTCGAAACGGATATACAGAGGTAATTAAGTTATTAATCGATGTTGGTATGAATATTAATGACACAACAAATAGCGGTTCTACACCACTACACAAGGCTTGTCAGAAAGATCATTATGATACAGTAAAATACCTACTTGATTTAAATGGTCAAGTACTAAATAGTTGTGTAAATACAACGCTAAAAGACGACAAAGGATGGTCAGCTTTTCATTTAGCGTGTCAAAACGGACGTAAAGAGGTAATGAAGTTATTTATCGATGTTGGTATGAATATTTATGACACAACAAATAGCGATTTAAACGGTCCAGAATTAAATAATCGTGTTTGTACTACCATTAAAGACAAGGATTA CGGTTCTACACCACTACTCAAGGCATGTCAGGAAGGTCATTATGAAACAGTGAAATTCTTACTTGATTTAAACTGCGAAGAATTTAATAGTCGTGTAGATACAACAATAAAAGATAACGAAGGATGGTCAGCTTTACATGTAGCATGTTTCAAAGGACATATAGAGGTAATTAAGTTATTATATGATGTTGGTATGAATATTAATGACACAACAAATAGCGGTTCTACACCACTACACATGGCTTGTCAGGAAGGTCATTATGAAACAGTAAAATTCTTACTTGATTTAAACGGCCAAGAATTTAATAGTCGTGTAGATACAACAATAAAAGATAAGGAAGGATGGTCAGCTTTACATTTAGCATGTTTCAAAGGACATATAGAGGTAATTAAGTTATTATATGATGTTGGTATGAATATAAATGACACAACAAATTGCGGTTTTACACCACTACACATGGCTTGTCTGGAATGTCATTTTGAAACAGTGAAATTCTTACTTGATTTAAACGGCCAAGAATTTAATAGTCGTGTAGATACAACAATAAAAGATAACGAAGGATGGTCAGCTTTACATTTAGCGTGTCAAAACAGACATAAAGAGGTAATTAAGTTATTAATCGATGTTGGTATGAATATTAATGACACAACAAATAGCGGTTCTACACCACTACACATGGCTTGTCAGGAAGGTCATTATGAAACAGTGAAATTCTTATTTGATTTAAACGGCCAGGAATTTAATAGTCGTGTAGATACAACAATAAAAGATAACGGAGGATGGTCAGCTTTACATTTAGCGTGTCAAAACAGACATAAAGAG ATACAACCAAAAAAGAATAAACAAGGATGGTCAGCTTTACATTCAGCGTGTAAAAACGGACATAAAGAGGTAATTAAGTTATTAATCGATGTTGGTATGAATATTAATGACACAACAAATAGCGGTTCTTCACCATTACACTATGCTTGTTTTGGAGGTCAATATGAAACTGTGAAGTTCTTGCTTGATTTAAACGGTTCAGAATTTAATAGTCGTGTAGATACAACAGTAACAAACGATAAAGGATGGTCAGCTTTACATTTAGCGTGTCGAAACGGATATACAGAGGTAATTAAGTTATTAATCGATGTTGGTATGAATATTAATGACACAACAAATAGAGGTTCTACACCACTACACAAGGCTTGTCAGAAAGATCATTATGATACAGTAAAATACCTACTTGATTTAAATGGTCAAGTACTAAATAGTTGTGTAAATACAACGCTAAAAGACGACAAAGGATGGTCAGCTTTTCATTTAGCGTGTCAAAACGGACGTAAAGAGGTAATGAAGTTATTTATCGATGTTGGTATGAATATTTATGACACAACAAATAGCGATTTAAACGGTCCAGAATTAAATAATCGTGTTTGTACTACCATTAAAGACAAGGATTAA
- the LOC139497983 gene encoding uncharacterized protein, translated as MSQEDINFLRLAGLLIRVAPRAVRRRFDYEFHPEKLQQFLRTNRGKIYDLTYKQRIITVAQYDLLYPRGSSGVSSDMFDVSLMVCLVRHFTDLPIQDSLPLKTIHTVAADMSRIKFYRNSIVHSDNGKVDENKFLEIWSCVAEAIIRLAPEIKPEIDALISSSLTNVTDTIDFKRLEKQLEKTNQHMVTINKKLETLEIEKNNMTEIQLRTLKEWRNTDKKYIHTSATTFILESLNKTTGVIITGSPGCGKSAVAHHVALELEKEKYEIIHCDDPSEIFKHFTKDNFQVFIIDDVCGKFALNQQKAETWEQNDCKLSMLIESCNQNDDNDENDSKSVHKFIITCRENIYVHEAFPKLTCFSLVQCSFSTEYKITPKERRTIALSYVPEKTVNDIENICLYDFFPLLCSLYCTNLNQDHRFFTHPVEIIGNEIIKMKKRSTSSFLCISLLVLRNNKFCIDELRSEDVKQLVKAICWDCKIEPVSIVSILNSFECFEGVYITKSDDFYTAIHDKMFDIISAAIAPSIMKCLIEHVEIAFLANRTYISSFTQNSVPFVIQIPQEFESQFLQRQITAAMKGQYWEVFGSIQTENEAYRKRLLLFLKKQDACQQISYDFDEDGNTPLYVSSHLGYIDFVEYFVVNYPYHIEVKDKEGRSPFYVACEKGRIAVVRYLMKYNVDINAVNADETTVLSATCQNGHTEVAQLLLDNNADINISNIYNQNTLYFACLSGNVKLVKLLLTGDYNVDVKSRDAFGQTGLHVACKNGHTETMKTLITFGMGANKKDKIGSTPLYLACRHGCHDTVKYLLDLNGEALNSCVDTTIKNTNGWSALHLACQNGHKEVIKLLIDVGMNLNDTTNSGSTPLHKACQKGHYDTVKYLLD; from the exons ATGTCGCAGGAAGATATAAATTTTCTACGGTTAGCTGGTTTATTAATAAGAGTGGCACCACGTGCTGTAAGACGAAGGTTTGACTATGAATTCCATCCAGAAAAGCTACAACAATTTCTACGCACAAATCGAGGCAAGATATATGACCTTACATATAAACAGAGAATCATCACAGTGGCACAGTATGATTTATTATATCCTAGAG gtTCTTCAGGAGTATCATCAGACATGTTTGATGTATCATTGATGGTATGCTTAGTCAGACATTTCACAGATCTACCAATCCAAGATAGTCTTCCATTGAAAACTATTCATACTGTTGCTGCAGATATGTCAAGGATAAAATTTTACAGAAACTCCATTGTTCATTCGGACAACGGTAAAGTTGACGAAAACAAGTTTTTGGAAATATGGAGCTGTGTAGCTGAG GCAATTATCAGGCTGGCACCAGAAATAAAGCCAGAGATTGATGCTTTGATAAGTTCATCGTTAACTAACGTCACTGATACCATAGATTTTAAACGGCTAGAGAAACAGTTGGAAAAAACAAATCAGCATATGGTTACAATTAACAAGAAATTGGAGACgctagaaatagaaaaaaataatatgacag AAATACAACTACGAACTTTGAAAGAATGGAGAAATACGGACAAAAAATACATTCATACCTCAGCAACAACCTTTATACTAGAATCATTAAACAAAACGACGGGTGTTATCATTACTGGTTCTCCAGGCTGTGGAAAATCTGCAGTCGCTCATCATGTAGCATTGGAATTAGAAAAGGAGAAATACGAAATAATTCATTGTGATGATCCTTCAGAAATCTTTAAGCATTTTACAAAAGATAATTTCCAAGTGTTTATAATTGATGATGTTTGTGGTAAATTCGCTCTTAATCAACAAAAAGCAGAAACATGGGAGCAAAACGATTGCAAATTAAGTATGCTAATTGAATCTTGTAATCAGAACGATGATAATGACGAAAATGATAGCAAATCAGTGCATAAGTTTATCATTACGTGCAGGGAAAATATATATGTTCACGAGGCATTCCCAAAACTTACTTGTTTTTCACTTGTACAATGCAGCTTTAGTACCGAATATAAAATTActccaaaagaaagaaggactaTTGCATTGTCTTATGTGCCTGAGAAAACTGTGAACGACATAGAAAATATCTGTCTGTACGATTTTTTCCCTCTTTTATGTTCTTTGTACTGTACAAACCTTAATCAAGATCATAGATTCTTTACCCATCCTGTTGAAATAATTGGAaatgaaatcataaaaatgaaaaaacgaTCTACATCATCTTTTCTCTGTATTTCTCTTCTTGTTCTTAGaaataataaattttgtataGACGAATTAAGATCCGAGGATGTGAAACAGCTAGTTAAGGCTATATGCTGGGACTGTAAAATAGAACCTGTATCCATTGTATCGATACTTAACAGTTTTGAGTGTTTTGAAGGTGTCTATATTACAAAATCAGATGACTTCTACACAGCAATCCACGATAAAATGTTTGACATTATATCAGCAGCTATTGCACCATCTATAATGAAATGTTTAATAGAACACGTTGAAATTGCATTCCTGGCAAATCGTACGTACATTTCATCATTTACTCAAAATAGTGTTCCTTTTGTTATTCAAATACCACAAGAGTTCGAAAGCCAATTTTTACAACGACAAATAACAGCTGCAATGAAAGGGCAATACTGGGAAGTATTTGGAAGCATTCAAACAGAAAATGAGGCATATAGAAAACGACTTCTATTGTTTCTGAAAAAACAAGACGCATGTCAGCAAATTTCGTATGATTTCGATGAAGATGGGAATACGCCTTTGTATGTATCGTCTCACTTGGGATACATAGATTTTGTAGAATATTTTGTAGTTAATTATCCGTATCACATAGAGGTTAAAGACAAGGAAGGGAGATCTCCATTTTATGTCGCATGTGAAAAGGGTCGCATTGCAGTTGTtagatatttaatgaaatataatgTGGACATTAATGCAGTAAACGCAGATGAAACAACAGTATTATCGGCAACCTGCCAAAATGGTCACACTGAGGTGGCTCAACTGTTATTAGACAACAATGCAGATATcaatatatctaatatatataatcAGAACACACTGTATTTTGCTTGCTTGAGTGGGAATGTGAAATTGGTAAAACTTTTATTAACCGGTGATTATAATGTGGATGTCAAAAGTAGAGATGCTTTTGGACAAACTGGTTTACATGTAGCCTGTAAAAATGGACACACAGAAACCATGAAAACATTGATTACATTTGGTATGGGTGccaataaaaaagataaaattggtAGCACACCACTATATCTTGCATGTAGACATGGTTGTCATGATACAGTGAAATACTTACTTGATTTAAACGGCGAAGCATTAAATAGTTGTGTAGATACTaccataaaaaatacaaatggatGGTCAGCTTTACATTTAGCTTGTCAAAACGGACATAAAGAGGTAATTAAGTTATTAATCGATGTTGGTATGAATCTCAATGACACAACAAATAGCGGTTCTACACCACTACACAAGGCTTGTCAGAAAGGTCATTATGATACAGTAAAATACTTACTTGATTAA